From one Tsukamurella tyrosinosolvens genomic stretch:
- a CDS encoding AbrB family transcriptional regulator, translated as MRSELTRWTGLIVASCALSAALMAAGVPSAPLFAALACAVVAALAGRAPGPIPRPVQLAAQGVLGAYIGTLMQAHTVAALGSRWPAALLVGFATLLLSVGAGALLGRHRDTDSITGSLALVAGGASGLVAIARELGGDERVVAVVQYLRVGLVTVSLPLVAALYPHTPGSSSTDSGPARPWWFDLGFTALCVGGGLAVGLATRLPAGGLLGPLVASAALSLSGVAAGATVPVAMVLAGYLVIGWQAGVGFTRESLTAMARLLPWATLLIVGVGIGCAGLGFALSAMTGVSALDGYLATTPGGIYAVLAVAASSNVDITFVVAAQLIRVLLMLFLAPAAARAFQKWRAMRERDRANTANIAA; from the coding sequence ATGCGAAGCGAGCTGACGAGATGGACCGGCCTGATCGTCGCCTCCTGCGCCCTCTCCGCCGCACTGATGGCGGCCGGCGTGCCGAGCGCGCCCCTGTTCGCGGCGCTGGCGTGCGCGGTGGTCGCGGCGCTCGCGGGCCGGGCGCCGGGGCCGATCCCGCGGCCGGTGCAGTTGGCCGCGCAGGGCGTGCTCGGCGCGTACATCGGCACGCTCATGCAGGCGCACACGGTCGCGGCGCTGGGCTCGCGGTGGCCGGCGGCGCTGCTCGTCGGGTTCGCGACGCTGCTGTTGTCCGTCGGCGCCGGGGCGCTGCTGGGCCGGCACCGCGACACCGATTCGATCACCGGCTCGCTGGCGCTGGTCGCGGGCGGCGCGTCCGGGCTCGTCGCGATCGCGCGGGAACTGGGCGGCGACGAGAGGGTGGTCGCGGTCGTCCAGTACCTGCGCGTCGGGCTGGTGACGGTGTCGCTCCCCCTGGTCGCGGCGCTGTACCCGCACACGCCGGGCTCCTCGTCGACGGACTCGGGACCCGCGCGGCCCTGGTGGTTCGACCTCGGCTTCACCGCGCTGTGCGTGGGCGGCGGCCTGGCCGTCGGGCTCGCGACGCGGCTGCCCGCGGGCGGACTGCTCGGCCCGCTCGTCGCCTCCGCCGCGCTGTCACTCTCGGGCGTCGCCGCCGGGGCGACGGTGCCGGTGGCAATGGTCCTCGCCGGCTACCTGGTGATCGGCTGGCAGGCCGGCGTCGGATTCACCCGCGAGTCCCTCACGGCGATGGCGCGGCTGCTGCCGTGGGCGACGCTGCTCATCGTCGGCGTCGGGATCGGCTGCGCCGGCCTGGGCTTCGCACTGTCGGCGATGACCGGCGTCTCCGCCCTGGACGGCTACCTCGCGACGACGCCCGGCGGGATCTACGCGGTGCTCGCCGTGGCCGCCTCGTCGAACGTCGACATCACCTTCGTCGTCGCGGCGCAGCTCATCCGCGTGCTGCTCATGCTCTTCCTCGCCCCCGCCGCGGCCCGCGCCTTCCAGAAGTGGCGCGCGATGCGCGAGCGCGACCGTGCGAACACTGCTAACATCGCGGCATGA
- a CDS encoding MarR family transcriptional regulator has protein sequence MSDVSDLRYGVHSLSREIRAHRRPGALTETQYLVLGSLDRGGPATPAELGEAHHVRAQTLTPALNALADAGLVRRRRDETDRRRQYVELTAAGRAVIEEDREIRNAWLETAMAERLTDLERGVLLLAGPVLAKLADG, from the coding sequence ATGTCCGATGTCAGCGACCTCCGCTACGGCGTGCACTCCCTGAGCCGGGAGATCCGCGCCCACCGCCGCCCCGGCGCGCTCACCGAGACCCAGTACCTCGTGCTGGGCAGCCTCGACCGCGGCGGACCGGCCACGCCGGCCGAGCTGGGGGAGGCGCACCACGTCCGCGCGCAGACCCTCACCCCCGCGCTCAACGCCCTCGCCGACGCCGGCCTGGTGCGCCGCCGCCGGGACGAGACGGACCGTCGCCGGCAGTACGTCGAGCTGACCGCGGCGGGCCGCGCCGTGATCGAGGAGGACCGGGAGATCCGCAACGCCTGGCTCGAGACGGCCATGGCCGAACGGCTCACCGACCTGGAACGCGGCGTGCTCCTGCTCGCAGGTCCGGTCCTGGCGAAGCTCGCGGACGGATGA